Within Paenibacillus albicereus, the genomic segment TCACTCCGGCGAGCAGGAACTGCAGGAACGGGTAGAAATAGAACTTCTCCCGCTCCGCTCCGACCGTGCCCATCGCCTGCACGAGGCAGAAGCCGGTCGTCACCGTAGCGGCCGTCACGAGCAGCGCGGCGAAGAAGTCGGCGACGAGCACGATGCCGAACGGAGCGGCCCAGCCGCCCATCGCCAGCGTCTGCAGGCCGCCCGCTCCCGCCTTCGCGAGCAGCAGGACGCTCGCTGCGGCCGTCGCGGCGATGCCGGCTAAGCTGACGATGCGCTGCGTCAGCACCTTTTCCTTGAAGAAGAGCAGCACCACCGCCGTGCAGAGCGGCAGCAGCAGCGGCAGCACGACGAGATTAGTCATTCGCTTCCCTCCTGAGCAGCTCCGTGTCGTCGGTGCCGATTTTTTTGTACGCCTTGTAGGCAAGGACGAAATAAAGCGACGTCATGCCGAAGCTGATGACGATCGACGTGAGGATGAGCGCCTGCGGCAGCGGATCGACGTAGCGCTCGGCTTGCTGGCCGAGCAGCGGGGCCGCGCCGCTCTTGAGGCCGGACATTGTCAGCAGCAGCAGATGGACGCTGTGCGTCAGCAGGGACAGGCCGAGGATGACGCGCAGCAGGCTTCGGGCCAAGATCATGTACACGCCGACGCCGAACAGGGCGCCGACGGCGAGCGCGAGCAGCAGCTCCATTTATTTGTCCCTCCCGATCGCCAGAATGATCGTCATCGTGATGCCGACGACAGTAAGATAGACGCCCAGATCGAACAGCACCGCGGTCGCCAGCTCGTTCTGCCCGAAAAACGGCAGCTGGGCGTAGCCGAACGAATGGCTGAGGAACGGCTTGCCGAACACGAACGAGCCGATGCCCGTCAGCAGCGCCAGCGAGATGCCGCAGGCGCTGACGA encodes:
- a CDS encoding Na(+)/H(+) antiporter subunit C, with protein sequence MELLLALAVGALFGVGVYMILARSLLRVILGLSLLTHSVHLLLLTMSGLKSGAAPLLGQQAERYVDPLPQALILTSIVISFGMTSLYFVLAYKAYKKIGTDDTELLRREAND